The segment gatattattagaataaaaaaagacatattttaaaagaatagTTTGATCATATAATTTCATCTCTGataaatttttcataatGAAATTCAAATTGGtacaattttctttttctttgaaagttttttttaacaatatatcattgtgataattattattattattattattattattattatttattgttatatgaatattttgatTGAGTATATTTCTTAGTGATTGTAATAAATAAGTTAATAAcgatttatcatatatatttgaattatttagagataatattaacatattaatatctataatattaaaatattttatatttctttgtaatatatgttgtttaatttttgggaatgttttttttaacaaatttaattttactaAGGAATAGGTAAGAAAACAAATTTCTTGATTATTTAAAACAtgaatattttgtaaaagaaagtttaatacatatttaagatattctacatatttatttttattataattaaaaaagattAATAATTGCATAGCTTGTTTAATGTTTAAATGTTGAAAATTTTTCcctttaaaattaatattaactttataataatgatttttATTTAGACACCATAAAAATAGGctaatatttcttatatctAGATTGGttgagaaaaataataatttatcttttattaatttaaatgcAGAATTATTTCTTTTGGTTTTTGTCATAGCccatattatattcataagaCTTTGTATAGGGAATTTgttaattttcttttgtatTTCTTTATCAAGAAGatcaaaaaagaaattatctttataatttactaatgataaagaataatatatattagatatatCATGACAAGttaatatagaaatatatttttgtaaaaaatataagatttttttatatattttaaaattaaaataagaaCATTTTGCTAGACTCCATAAAATAGCACATAAActttttgtatttaatttttttaaaatatcaaaatgtatatattcaaCTAAATGACATAAAATGTGTtgaaatatttctttatatttttcttctttatgaatatttaatttaattaaaatccATAATAACCATGTTTTATCTACGATTctataaatttcttttttttctaaaaaatattttatatctaataaaatggtttcaaaaatattgttatgtataactttttttaaaaataaatcatgaaaatatttatcctctttttcaaaattataaatttttactaattgttttaatatataaaagcatACAACCATATTGGAAACATGTCTTTTctctttatataaattaagtaaatcttcatatatatagttcctttctatcttttttataatactaTAACAAAAATTACTACGTATGTGTATTCTATCTCCTTTCATGTAGCAATTTTTTAAGGATTGAAGATCAGACATTTCTTCATTTAGAAAAATTTCCTCacaactttttttttccttctttttcttttttagttCGTAGTTAGAGGAATTCTTAACATGTTTATCATTATTCGTAAGTATatctttatgtatatattcacaaacgtttttattatcatcatcatcatcatcatcaccaTCCAAttgtatatctttatttatatcttcacaaacgtttttattatcatcaccatCCAAttgtatatctttatttatatcttcacaaacgtttttattatcatcaccatCCAAttgtatatctttatttatatcttcacaaacgtttttattatcatcaccatccatttgtatatctttatttatatcttcacaaacgtttttattatcatcaccatccatttgtatatctttatttataggTTGATCAATATTTGGTTGTGCATCCCCTTTTGAAGTGAAGTCATCCAAGGGATCCATGAAAAAGTCGTCTCCATTTATTTCATGACCATATTGTAACAAAAGGTTTtcatgaatattatttaattgttcttttatattattcagattattttcttgtttattttgaggttgttcttttttactataaaaattattataattattaaaaaaagaatttttaattttttgaatttgtaattctttaatattaaacCAATAACTTTTtccaaatttttttaaaatattttttggaTATTTTACTAACTCATTTTGATTAATTACAACTAGAAATTCATATTCATctttttgtgttttttttatatctaaaATAACACCATGACAATCTTTGAACGTTCCATGATTAATTTTAACTTCTCCACCTATTAATGAAACAaaatctttaattttttcaacatagaactttttctttttactcttaacattttttaaataattatatttacataagatatataattttttatatttatttcttttattatatacggAAGAAGAAGGTTTATGTGTCGCAAAAATTGCACCTCTCCATTTATTCACTTCTCTGGTATATAAAAGGGTAAATTCAATAAtactaataaataaaaacaaatagaaATTTAAGgaaggataaaaaaaaatcatgtCACATAACAGTACATTGTAAGGATGGAAAAGCTaaacattataataaaaaataaataaacataaataaataaataaatatatgtttatataaataaatatatttttatatatatatgtgttatatattttaatttttgctTATTTTATAATCTTATACGTAGAATAATTAAAAagcatatcattttttattaaatttattgaaTCAAGAAATGTaccatattatttaaagtcgattatatataaaaaaaaaaaaaaaaaaaaaaagaagcatataatatgatataaaatatcaaaatggtataaaataaagaaataaatgtgcaataaatatttgtatatatatatatatatataataaatacattatatacatatatatatatatatatttatatatatattatgtcatagtatatttatttgtgttaagttttcttcattttaaatatgtcATTGAACACGTATTATGTATAagtaagaataaaataaatcattatatatattaacaatttTCCCTATTTCTTCAATTCTTTCTCTtgattgtaaaaataaatgttttttcttttcttctattAAAATACTACCAGCTTTATTGTAACTACTTGATATGTAATCCTCTAAattgttcataatattagATCGATAATTTTTGTAAGAATAATATTCGTTTATTTCATCTTCACTATTAAAAGAAagcataaacatataaaaaaaaaaaaatatatacatatgtatacatatatatatatatatatatatatatatatatatatatatttatatatatattttttttttttttttttttttttttttttttttttttttttttacacagTATACCAAAATAACCTCATATTTGTTTACCTTAACACAATTGATAGATggtcattattttttacttcTGAAAAGAAATTTAAAATTTGTGTGTTAAAGTTTTCTTCTAGTTCatctaattttttaaaataatctGTAATGTTGtcatttattcttttaataattttagaaATGTTcgttttaaatatttcaatAAGATTATTAAGAGAAACGATATTCATTAATTCttcattaattaatttatcacgaaaaaatatattttctttaatattattttctatatatattttaatagtattatatttttctttatcaatataaatacaattattattagtacATATATTTGTCACATCTGTTGTATAAGTTTCTTCCTCTTTATCTTCAACAATGTTTAATAAATCATCTTTAcctatatttaaatttaaagatTTAGAAATGGCTTCAATTCTTTTAATGACGCTGTTGTTAAtttgttctttattttttatttcgatATTCTTTTTGTAATCATTAGGGcatttcttcatcatcatatttTCAAATTCTTACAAAAATAAAGTGTATTGTGGATGTATGAATAATTTGATAtcttaaatttatttatatagaaCTATCTATTTTATGATAGTATCAACATGTGagaaaataaacatatacataaatatatatatacataaatatatatacataaatgtatgcataaatatatacatatagttGAATTCATTTATGTGTGAATCTCTATATTTCATTATCACCTTTGGGATGATCCAAAAAAGTGTCCAATGAATTTATAACCTTTTTGGATCTTTTCCttaatttgttatattcTTCAATATTGTTTAACATATACTGGGAGATAAAATTTTCTACGTCTTCTTCAAAAAGGTCGGAGCATTTTTTTCTGTCCTCATTAAGAAGAAGTATTTTATCACttgaaaaataagaaaaaaaaaaaaaaaaaaaaatatatatatataaatatatataaataaatatatataaatatatataaataaatatatataaatatatataaataaatatatataaataaatatatataaataaatatatataaatatatataaataaatatatatatatatatatatatatatatata is part of the Plasmodium falciparum 3D7 genome assembly, chromosome: 9 genome and harbors:
- a CDS encoding heptatricopeptide repeat-containing protein, putative, whose amino-acid sequence is MIFFYPSLNFYLFLFISIIEFTLLYTREVNKWRGAIFATHKPSSSVYNKRNKYKKLYILCKYNYLKNVKSKKKKFYVEKIKDFVSLIGGEVKINHGTFKDCHGVILDIKKTQKDEYEFLVVINQNELVKYPKNILKKFGKSYWFNIKELQIQKIKNSFFNNYNNFYSKKEQPQNKQENNLNNIKEQLNNIHENLLLQYGHEINGDDFFMDPLDDFTSKGDAQPNIDQPINKDIQMDGDDNKNVCEDINKDIQMDGDDNKNVCEDINKDIQLDGDDNKNVCEDINKDIQLDGDDNKNVCEDINKDIQLDGDDDDDDDNKNVCEYIHKDILTNNDKHVKNSSNYELKKKKKEKKSCEEIFLNEEMSDLQSLKNCYMKGDRIHIRSNFCYSIIKKIERNYIYEDLLNLYKEKRHVSNMVVCFYILKQLVKIYNFEKEDKYFHDLFLKKVIHNNIFETILLDIKYFLEKKEIYRIVDKTWLLWILIKLNIHKEEKYKEIFQHILCHLVEYIHFDILKKLNTKSLCAILWSLAKCSYFNFKIYKKILYFLQKYISILTCHDISNIYYSLSLVNYKDNFFFDLLDKEIQKKINKFPIQSLMNIIWAMTKTKRNNSAFKLIKDKLLFFSTNLDIRNISLFLWCLNKNHYYKVNINFKGKNFQHLNIKQAMQLLIFFNYNKNKYVEYLKYVLNFLLQNIHVLNNQEICFLTYSLVKLNLLKKTFPKIKQHILQRNIKYFNIIDINMLILSLNNSNIYDKSLLTYLLQSLRNILNQNIHITINNNNNNNNNNNYHNDILLKKTFKEKENCTNLNFIMKNLSEMKLYDQTILLKYVFFYSNNIKNISLDDLVDYLFYTTSVYYPHNTNISNDSKEKYKNDNKKVINNNMYNENMFNDDVFYEKVYSRLIINNDDIILREQNMRNIYHHYLNKIVLFLKEKLKQFEAQSFLEYFNYQNLEPQQNEITEKYSKKNDTFTFNYRIEKEEEEVKKLNELILDKQNVEPQNHLQNNISNEEFYSFVNGNDEQNETSEKLESNDINEKCDNVVKNNYINEKCDNVVKKTVHFKSLNSLIHLFYSFSFMNIFDKKKIDFYFDNLYTVINTKKKEMTAYQWLLIKDLINLSNIKNKSQWHMLLDKVHTYVNNDDELENQKFETINIDI